AATAAAAAACTCTGAGGGGCTTACTTCCAGGGCACGGATCAACTTATCGAGAGTGTCCACAGAGATATTTCGGTCTCCCCGTTCGACCCCACCGATATATGTACTTTGTAACTGAGCGCGTTCACCAAGTTGTTCTTGTGTTAAGCCGCGTGACT
Above is a window of Paenibacillus rhizovicinus DNA encoding:
- a CDS encoding helix-turn-helix domain-containing protein — protein: MAELAELIGARIRQIRKSRGLTQEQLGERAQLQSTYIGGVERGDRNISVDTLDKLIRALEVSPSEFFISVIILLRKIRIKLN